A window of Patescibacteria group bacterium contains these coding sequences:
- a CDS encoding insulinase family protein, which produces MKSSRHVLSNGMRVHLVPFEGTDAATVFVLFKVGSRYEARSINGAAHYIEHLMFKGTKRRPKTIDISRALDAVGADYNAFTSKSWTGYHIKVDAAHLDLAVDLLNDMLFHSKFDKAEMDRERGVIVEEINMYRDNPMMRVEELLEGKMFDGSPLGWDIGGSERTVRSMTREAVLAFRDAYYTSERAVVVIAGKVDKKALPLLKKTFGTSRRAKEGPAPFLPAAIPAPGKAPRLIVENKDTKQIQVAFGFPGYPIGDKRVPAAHLLAVILGGTMSSRLFISVRERKGLCYFIRASHQPMEDTGVFQVHSGLEAARLKVAVATILSELKKARTIGVTSRELKEAKENVRGRLRLALEDSSDRADWYATQELFHPKVKSPDEYLALLDKVTPAQVKAAAKELLDLSRLTVAAIGPFKREKEFAAKAGLKI; this is translated from the coding sequence ATGAAATCTTCCCGTCACGTCCTCTCAAACGGCATGCGCGTGCACCTGGTCCCGTTCGAAGGGACCGATGCGGCCACCGTGTTCGTGCTGTTCAAGGTGGGGAGCCGCTATGAGGCGCGAAGCATCAACGGCGCGGCGCACTACATCGAGCACCTGATGTTCAAGGGGACCAAGCGCCGGCCGAAGACGATCGACATCTCCCGCGCGCTCGACGCGGTGGGCGCCGATTACAACGCGTTCACCTCCAAGAGCTGGACCGGCTATCACATCAAGGTGGATGCCGCGCACCTCGACCTCGCCGTCGACCTGCTGAACGACATGCTGTTCCACTCGAAGTTCGACAAGGCGGAAATGGACCGCGAGCGCGGCGTGATCGTGGAGGAGATCAACATGTACCGCGACAACCCGATGATGCGCGTGGAGGAGCTGCTTGAGGGGAAGATGTTCGACGGGAGCCCTCTCGGATGGGACATCGGCGGCAGCGAGCGGACCGTACGAAGCATGACGCGCGAGGCGGTGCTGGCGTTTCGCGACGCGTATTACACGAGCGAGCGCGCCGTGGTGGTGATCGCCGGCAAGGTGGACAAGAAGGCGCTCCCGCTGCTCAAAAAGACGTTCGGCACGTCGCGGCGCGCCAAGGAAGGACCGGCGCCGTTCCTCCCGGCGGCCATCCCGGCCCCAGGCAAGGCTCCGCGCCTCATCGTGGAAAACAAGGATACGAAACAGATCCAGGTAGCGTTCGGCTTTCCAGGTTACCCGATCGGCGACAAGCGGGTCCCGGCCGCGCACTTGCTTGCCGTCATCCTTGGGGGCACCATGAGTTCGAGGCTGTTCATTTCGGTGCGTGAGCGCAAGGGATTGTGCTATTTCATCCGCGCCAGCCACCAGCCCATGGAGGATACCGGGGTGTTCCAGGTGCATTCCGGGCTCGAGGCCGCGCGGCTCAAGGTCGCCGTCGCCACCATCCTTTCGGAACTCAAGAAGGCGCGTACGATCGGTGTCACCTCACGTGAGCTGAAGGAGGCCAAGGAGAACGTCCGCGGCCGCCTGCGCCTCGCGCTCGAGGATTCCTCCGACCGCGCGGACTGGTATGCCACGCAGGAACTGTTCCATCCGAAGGTGAAGTCCCCCGACGAATACCTGGCGCTTCTCGACAAGGT
- a CDS encoding glycine--tRNA ligase → MPDVTMDTLTALCKSRGFIFPGSEIYGGMANSWDYGPLGVELKNNVKALWWKTFVQQRLDMVGIDAALIMNPKVWEASGHLATFTDPLVECKQCHERYRADKIDLSKACAKCGNKGTFTEPASFNLMMKTWIGPKEDAANVAYFRPETAQAIFADFPQVLMTSRKRVPFGIAQIGRAFRNEITPGNFIFRTREFDQMEIEYFVHPSEWEQHFEAWLLQMHAFIAACGIPAGKVHDHEIAAADLAHYSKRTVDIEFDYPFGQEELYGLAYRTDFDLTNHAKASGKDITYTDPVTNEKYVPHVIEPSFGLDRTVLAVMLSAYHEEEAPTGEGETDKRVVLRFPKALAPIKVAVLPLSKKEELTAPARELALRLAKSWRTEYDETQSIGKRYRRADEIGTPYCITYDFDTLSDQAVTVRDRDSMKQERVKLEELEGYLNNQLKA, encoded by the coding sequence ATGCCTGACGTCACCATGGACACCCTCACCGCGCTGTGCAAGAGCCGCGGCTTCATCTTTCCCGGTTCCGAGATCTACGGCGGCATGGCCAACTCCTGGGACTACGGACCGCTCGGGGTCGAGCTCAAGAACAACGTGAAAGCGCTCTGGTGGAAGACGTTCGTCCAACAGCGCCTCGACATGGTCGGCATCGACGCCGCCCTCATCATGAACCCCAAGGTGTGGGAGGCGTCCGGGCATCTCGCGACGTTCACCGACCCGCTGGTCGAGTGCAAGCAGTGCCACGAACGCTATCGCGCCGATAAGATCGACCTCTCGAAGGCGTGCGCGAAATGCGGCAACAAGGGGACGTTCACCGAGCCGGCGTCGTTCAACCTGATGATGAAGACCTGGATCGGTCCCAAGGAAGACGCGGCGAACGTCGCGTATTTCCGGCCCGAGACGGCGCAAGCGATCTTCGCCGACTTCCCGCAGGTGCTCATGACGAGCCGCAAGCGCGTCCCGTTCGGCATCGCGCAGATCGGCCGGGCGTTCCGAAACGAGATCACGCCCGGGAACTTCATCTTCCGCACGCGGGAGTTCGACCAGATGGAGATCGAGTATTTCGTGCATCCCAGCGAATGGGAACAGCATTTCGAGGCGTGGCTCCTTCAGATGCACGCCTTCATCGCCGCCTGCGGCATCCCCGCGGGGAAGGTGCACGACCACGAGATCGCGGCCGCGGACCTGGCCCATTATTCGAAGCGCACCGTGGACATCGAGTTCGACTACCCGTTCGGGCAGGAAGAGCTGTACGGCCTCGCGTACCGCACGGACTTCGACCTCACGAACCACGCGAAGGCGTCCGGGAAGGACATCACCTACACCGACCCGGTCACGAACGAGAAATACGTCCCGCACGTGATCGAGCCTTCGTTCGGCCTCGATCGCACGGTGCTTGCCGTGATGCTTTCGGCCTATCACGAGGAAGAAGCGCCGACCGGAGAAGGGGAAACGGACAAGCGGGTCGTCTTACGATTCCCGAAGGCGCTCGCGCCCATCAAGGTTGCCGTACTCCCGCTGTCCAAGAAGGAAGAGCTCACCGCGCCGGCGCGCGAGCTGGCGCTTCGCCTCGCGAAGAGCTGGCGCACGGAATACGACGAGACGCAGTCCATCGGCAAGCGCTACCGCCGAGCGGACGAGATCGGCACCCCGTACTGCATCACCTACGACTTCGACACGCTCTCCGACCAGGCCGTGACCGTGCGCGACCGCGACAGCATGAAGCAGGAACGGGTGAAGCTCGAGGAGTTGGAAGGGTATTTGAATAATCAGTTGAAGGCGTAA
- a CDS encoding ribosome recycling factor has protein sequence MHPFVGQKNAAFRAVIEHLQKELSSLRTGRANPAMVENVVVMAYDSAMDLKSVASITVSDAKTLLIEPWDKSLLMAIEKGVRDADIGVNPAVDGQRVRLNLPPMTEENRRSLVKNMKERLENARVSLRQVREAAREEVMKSSKEESVSEDEKFKILDELDKATKDFVAEADAIGAKKEEEIMTV, from the coding sequence ATGCATCCATTCGTAGGCCAAAAGAACGCCGCCTTCCGGGCGGTCATCGAGCACCTCCAAAAGGAGCTGTCTTCGCTTCGCACCGGACGGGCCAACCCGGCCATGGTGGAGAACGTGGTGGTGATGGCGTACGACAGCGCGATGGATTTGAAGAGCGTCGCCTCCATCACCGTGTCCGACGCCAAGACGCTCCTCATCGAGCCGTGGGACAAGTCATTGCTCATGGCGATCGAGAAGGGGGTCCGTGACGCCGACATCGGGGTCAATCCGGCCGTGGACGGGCAGCGCGTGCGACTGAACCTTCCGCCCATGACCGAGGAAAACCGCCGGAGCCTCGTGAAGAACATGAAGGAGCGCCTCGAGAACGCCCGCGTGTCGCTGCGCCAGGTGCGCGAGGCCGCGCGCGAGGAGGTGATGAAGAGCAGCAAGGAGGAGAGCGTGTCGGAAGACGAGAAGTTCAAGATCCTCGACGAGCTCGACAAGGCCACCAAGGATTTCGTGGCCGAGGCCGATGCGATCGGCGCGAAGAAGGAAGAGGAAATCATGACGGTGTGA
- a CDS encoding DNA polymerase III subunit delta' has translation MALPFSRIIGHTLVCEALFRMHGSGRMAHAFLFVGPARVGKTTVALTLLNAVMGEGSVETHPDAVFVRRETDEKTGKEKSAISVEQVREACERFSLTSLSGRKAMFIEEADRMNAAAANALLKTLEEPKGNALIMLRAPSADDVPATIASRCQVVRFHAVPEPAIAEALVRRGLDHEEAAHLAARSHGAPGVAIRLLTDGEYRAQEDVASAAVRDLMAAPIARRLRAAAELMPKDEANKALVALCTLDAWERALRERMLGSVRDAPAALRLTRSLRRLAEARSGILHNASPQLALEHLLISL, from the coding sequence TCGGATGGCACACGCCTTCCTGTTCGTCGGTCCGGCACGCGTGGGGAAGACGACCGTCGCGCTCACCCTTCTGAATGCGGTCATGGGCGAAGGATCCGTGGAGACGCATCCGGACGCCGTCTTCGTCCGACGGGAAACGGATGAGAAGACGGGCAAGGAGAAATCGGCTATCTCCGTGGAACAGGTGCGCGAAGCGTGCGAGCGGTTTTCCCTCACGAGCCTTTCCGGGCGCAAGGCGATGTTCATCGAGGAGGCCGACCGGATGAACGCCGCGGCCGCGAACGCGCTCCTGAAGACGCTTGAGGAACCGAAAGGGAACGCGCTCATCATGCTGCGCGCCCCGAGCGCGGACGACGTGCCGGCGACGATCGCGTCGCGTTGCCAGGTCGTCCGGTTCCATGCCGTCCCCGAACCCGCGATCGCCGAGGCGCTCGTCCGTCGCGGGCTCGATCATGAGGAAGCGGCGCATCTCGCCGCCCGTTCGCATGGCGCGCCGGGCGTCGCGATCCGCCTGCTCACCGACGGCGAATATCGCGCGCAGGAAGACGTCGCGAGCGCCGCCGTGCGCGACCTCATGGCTGCTCCGATCGCCCGGCGCCTGCGAGCGGCCGCGGAGCTCATGCCAAAGGACGAAGCCAACAAGGCGCTCGTCGCGCTCTGCACGCTCGACGCGTGGGAACGCGCGTTGCGCGAGCGCATGCTCGGAAGCGTGCGCGACGCGCCCGCCGCCTTGCGCCTTACGCGCTCCCTCCGGCGGCTCGCTGAGGCGCGCAGCGGGATCCTGCATAACGCCAGTCCCCAACTCGCCCTCGAACATCTCTTGATAAGTCTGTGA